From the Bdellovibrio reynosensis genome, one window contains:
- a CDS encoding response regulator — MKILIVDDEVLVRRSLSRALKNKGYEVTEAVNGTEGLQFWKSINPDLVFLDVLMPGMTGPEVLKEIGSDSKAKVILMSAFSGEHNMQTAQQMGANLFVPKPFEDIFAVVKMAEDLLA; from the coding sequence ATGAAAATTCTGATCGTAGATGATGAAGTTTTAGTCCGTCGCTCTTTAAGTCGCGCCTTAAAAAACAAAGGTTATGAAGTTACTGAAGCTGTAAACGGAACCGAAGGTCTTCAATTTTGGAAAAGTATTAATCCTGATTTGGTTTTCTTAGATGTCTTAATGCCCGGAATGACGGGCCCTGAAGTTTTAAAAGAAATCGGTTCAGACTCAAAAGCAAAAGTTATCTTGATGTCGGCATTTTCCGGTGAGCATAATATGCAGACGGCTCAGCAGATGGGTGCGAATCTTTTTGTACCTAAACCGTTTGAAGATATTTTTGCAGTCGTGAAGATGGCTGAGGATTTGTTAGCATGA
- the coaD gene encoding pantetheine-phosphate adenylyltransferase gives MTKIAVYPGSFDPITMGHVDIINRIAPFYDQVIVLVAQSSQKQSLFTAEERKALIEQSLPHTKNVKVDIFGGLTVDYMKKANAQVIVRGLRAVVDFEYEMTMANMNKKLAPEIETLLVFASPEYYYISSRGVKEIAVNGGALKDLVPEIVISALEKKYKKKE, from the coding sequence ATGACTAAAATTGCGGTATATCCTGGAAGTTTTGATCCGATCACAATGGGTCACGTTGATATCATCAATCGTATCGCACCTTTTTATGACCAAGTGATCGTACTGGTTGCTCAATCTTCGCAAAAACAATCTTTGTTCACGGCTGAAGAAAGAAAGGCTTTGATCGAACAGTCATTGCCGCACACAAAAAACGTAAAGGTTGATATCTTCGGTGGCCTGACCGTCGATTATATGAAAAAAGCCAATGCCCAAGTGATTGTGCGTGGACTGCGTGCTGTGGTGGACTTTGAATATGAAATGACCATGGCGAATATGAATAAAAAATTAGCGCCGGAAATTGAAACTCTTTTGGTGTTCGCAAGCCCTGAGTATTATTACATCTCTTCCCGTGGCGTAAAAGAAATTGCCGTGAATGGCGGAGCACTTAAAGATCTTGTTCCGGAAATCGTTATCTCAGCTTTGGAAAAAAAATATAAAAAAAAGGAGTAA
- the rsmD gene encoding 16S rRNA (guanine(966)-N(2))-methyltransferase RsmD, producing the protein MRIIAGKYKGHQLVAFKADHIRPTTDRVKETLFNKLQFQMEDSKVADLFCGTGNLGIEALSRGASFCTFVEKNPKSLTITRQNLEKLKVPADQLKIINMDVLAFLKSYEGEPFDIIFADPPFTEKMAHFVMEAASVSAGFGAHTVLAIESERKERMEDRYGSLVRFSKKEFGDKILSMFCHESALEGEQTND; encoded by the coding sequence ATGAGAATTATTGCCGGTAAGTACAAAGGTCACCAATTAGTTGCATTTAAGGCTGATCACATTCGCCCGACCACAGATCGCGTGAAAGAAACTCTTTTCAATAAATTGCAATTCCAAATGGAAGATTCCAAGGTTGCTGACCTTTTTTGTGGAACAGGGAATCTGGGAATCGAAGCACTTTCCCGTGGTGCGAGCTTTTGTACATTTGTCGAAAAAAATCCAAAGTCCTTAACCATCACCAGACAGAACCTTGAAAAGCTAAAGGTACCTGCTGACCAGTTAAAAATTATTAACATGGATGTCTTGGCCTTTTTAAAGTCCTATGAAGGCGAACCTTTTGATATTATTTTTGCCGACCCACCTTTTACTGAAAAGATGGCCCATTTCGTAATGGAAGCGGCCAGTGTCAGTGCTGGATTTGGAGCGCACACAGTGTTAGCAATTGAATCAGAGCGTAAAGAACGCATGGAAGATCGCTATGGTTCACTTGTCCGCTTCAGTAAAAAAGAATTTGGCGATAAGATCCTAAGCATGTTCTGCCACGAAAGTGCCCTGGAAGGTGAGCAAACGAATGACTAA